CCCCCAGCATGCGCTTGGTCGTTGAAGTGGATGGCGGCTATCACGTCGCGCGAAAGGCCGCCGACAAGCGCCGAGACCGGGACCTGGCCCGGCTTGGCTGGCGCGTGCTGCGGTTGGAGGCAGGCCTCGTCGTGCATCGGCTGCCGGAAGCTGTTGCTCGCATCCGCCAAGCGTTGGGGGCGCGTGGCTGATGCGAGCCGTTGCATGACTGGCAACCTCAGTGCTGCTTGTGCGTCAGAGCTGGACCTTGTCGTCCGCTATGCCCGGCACGCCGCCGTTGGTTGCAACGCCGCCTGCACCGGCTTGGCCGGCCGCGCCGTGCGTGAACGTGCCGCCGTTGTCAGTGATGGCGGAGGTGGTGTCGGACAGGATGCCGGCTGAGATGCCGCCGGCCGCTCCGCCGCCAGCGCCGCCAGCGCCGCCTTTGCCGCCCTGGCCACCCTTGCAGCCGAACGTAGCTGGATTGCCGCCCCCGCCAACCTGTGTCGCGCCTGCTTGTCCCGCCGCGCCCTTGCCGCCATCACCAGCAGCAGTTGCGGTGAACGAGCAGTTGTTCGTCTGCACTGTCGACGCGAATGTCATGAGCGCGATACTCGAACCGCCTGCTCCCCCACCCGGACCACCACTGCCACCACAGCCACCGCAGCCACCACCACTACCGCCACCAGGCGAGGTGCTCTCCGAGCCACCGCCACCACCGCCGCCTTGGCCAGGGTCGCCGTTCGCACCAGTACCGCCATCCGAGCCAGTGAATCCGGCGGACGCGAGCGTTCCGACAGTGGTCGCACCGCCGGCGGCAGGTTTGGGTGTGGAGTCAGTGCCCTTCTGGCCATTCAGACCATTGTTCGTACACTCGGTGGCAGTGCTACCTTGCCCCCCACCGAGAGCTGGCAAGCCGTTGCCTCCACCCTGCGCAAGTCCGCCCCCATCCCCGCCCTTCGATTGGCCACCAGCTTGACATGGACAAGTCTGCCCGCCGCCGCTCTTGTCCTGGTCGGCGTCCAGCCCATTGAGCTTGGCTTGGTCGGTCTCGAACGCTACAGGCACGACCACGCCGTCCTTGCCCTTGACGCCCTTGCCTGCGACGAAAGCGACGCGATCGAAGGCGACGCCGGTGGAGTCGTGAACAAACGCTGCGATGCTGGACTCGCCCGGGTCAGTACCGTCTTGAGCGTCGAACTCCATGTCTTGGATGACGACGGGATTGGTGACCGCCGAGACCTCGAGGGCGTAGCCCTTGGCGGCGGGTTTGACGACGGCCTTCTGTCCTGACTCGTAGGTCCAATCGGTGCACTTGAAGCCGCCGTAGAGACGAACACCAGCGTCGATGTTGAGCTGCTCGTCGTAGTTGGTGTCGCAAACGAGGACGAGCTTGCCTGCCGACTTTGCTGCGGCGAGCCCTTCGCCGATGGTCTTGAAGGGGCTGGCCTTGGAGCCGTCGCCAGTGGTGGAGGCGGTGCCGTCGACGAAGATGGCGTAGTCATCCGCGACGAGACAGCTCTCGGTGCTGGGGTCAGCAGAGGTGTCGCAACCGCCACCGTCGCCACCGGAGCCGGAAGTGCCGCTGGTGTTGCCGGTGCCGCCTCCGCCTGTTGCGCCGGTGCCAGAGCTACCACCCGTGCCGCCGTCAGTCCCGCCTCCGCCCGCGCAGTTCGCGTTGGCTTCACACGAGCTGAAGTCCTCACTTGAACAGCCCGCCGTCGTCACAACGACCGAACCGCACAGAACCGCAAAGAAACCAATCCAGTTGCGCACCATGACCATCCCTCGCCTAAAAGCTTCCTCTAACCGTGACCCCAATCTCATCCTTCGCAATGGTCGGCGCGAGTTGGGGCGTCACCGCGGAATCCTGCTTCTCATCCGGCCACAAGAACCAGACAGCGGCCGTCGCTGCCCCAAAGGCCGCGAACCCGATGCCTCCTATAGTGGAGAGGGTCTTTTGTGTCTTGCCGGTATCATTCTTGTCTGCCAGCTGGGTGCACAGCGAATGGTCCGGCTGACTGCTGCAACCATTCGGCCCAAGTTCCCCGCCGATCTGGTCCAGCAATCCGTTTGCGTCGTCCTTCGTTGACTTCTGTGCGAAGTAGAACCCGATCCACGTCGCTGCGCTTGCGACGGTCAGAGCGCCGCCGGCGATGAGAGCGACGGTCTTGCCGGACATGCCGTCGGTGGAGACAGTGGTGCCGCCGGAACCGGCGGCGCCGCTGTCTCCGCCGTTGCCGTTGTTGCCCGCGCCGCCGTTGCCGCCGTTGCCGCCAGTGGCAGCAGCGCCGGCACTGCCGTCGGCCGTTAGCTCGATGGCGACTTTGCGCGACTCGCCCTTGGCGACGGGGACGGTCTTGGTTTCCGTGGCGTAGCCGGGAGCCGTGACGGAGATGCTGACGGCGCCGGCTTCGACGAACACGTCGTGGTTGAGCGGTGCGCGGCCCGCGGAGGTGTCGTTGACGGTGATCTCTGCGCCGTCGACATTGACGGAGATCTCGAGAGCGCCGACGAGCTTCTTCGCTTGGCTGAGGCGCTCGAGCGTGCGCTGGCGCGCCTCTTGTTTGCCCGTGGGCCAATTGCGGTACGAGTACTCGAGGTGTTCCGCTGCATCGCGCGGCTTGCCGAGCGTGAGCTCTACATCACCGAGATTGCCGGCGATGTCGTAGCTTTGCTTTTGATGCCCACTTCGCCGTGCTCGGGCCCTTCGGGCCCTGCGCGCGGCTTGCCTCCCAAATGTGCTCGGCCCCTTCGGGGCCTGCGCGCACATGGGAGGGGCTGCGCCGGTGAGGTGGTTCCGGGCTGATGGGTGAAGGTGACGGGGGAGGTGGTTCCGGGGAGACAGGGGCGACGGGATTCGTCGTGGTCGCGTGAAGGGTCGCGCTGAATGCTGTGTGCGCCTGTCGTGTTGGCTGCGCTCGCCACAGGAAGGTGCTCGCGCTCGCGAGGCTTCGGGACCGACGCTGGGGGCGCCGCGCCTTCCGCTCTGTCCCGGCTCGCGACCGGGCTCCGCCGAGAGGCGCACGCTCCCTGCCGCGCCCCGGCGTGAGTCGTGCAGTGACGGTGAGGCTAGGCGTGTGCATGCGTGCCTCGGCCCGAGGGCGCGTCATGGAGCCTGCGCCAGGAAGGGCGAAGCCCGGCCGCGAGCCGGGACAGGAGGTCAACATGCGTCGCCCCCATCGTCAGTCCGCTCAGCCAGTTGCTCGCGCTCGTGCCCATGCGCTGCTGCAACAGCTCACGTTCAGTGAGCAGAAGCTGTGGCAAGAGCTCCGTGGCTCCAAGCTGGGTGTGGCCTTCCGGCGGCAAGTGGCCATCGGTCGCTACATTGCAGATTTCGCTGCCCCCAGCATGCGCTTGGTCGTTGAAGTGGATGGCGGCTATCACGTCGCGCGAAAGGCCGCCGACAAGCGCCGAGACCGGGACCTGGCCCGGCTTGGCTGGCGCGTGCTGCGGTTGGAAGCAGGCCTCGTCGTGCATCGGCTGCCGGAAGCTGTTGCTCGCATCCGCCAAGCGTTGGGGGCGCGTGGCTGATGCGAGCCGTTGCATGACTGAGCCTCCGCCTACTTCTGCTCGTAGCTCTCGGCGGAGTCGCCGTCCGAACCGTCCGGTGCCTTGGGGAGGCCAACGACTTGGCCGCCAACACCCTTTGCGCCGCCGGCTCCCTTGTTGAGATTCACGGCGCCGTTCTGGAGTGGGGCGGTGCCATTCCACACGAGCGCGTACGATGGGCCACCGGAACCGCCTGAGCCGGAACCACCAGGGCCACCCGTACCGCCCTTCCCGCCATCTCCGCCGCCGCCGATTCCACCTGTACCTGGCCCGCCAGTACCCCCAGACTTGCCGGCACCGCCGTCGCCACCCTTTCCGCCCTTTCCACCAACGCCACCCGTCGCAGCGTTCAGGTCACAGGAATCGAGGGTGATGGAGCTTTGCCACGACAGCAGCGCGACGCTCGCACCACCGCCTTGACCACCCGTGCCTGGCTTGCCGCCGCAGCCTCCCATGCCGCCCGCGGCGCCGGACGCGCCATTGCACGTTCCCGTGCCCTTGCTCGCTCCACCTCCACCACCGCCCTGTCCCGTGTGACCGTCAAGTCCGTGGTCGCCGTCAGCCGTCGAGTATGAGCCCACCGCGAACATCCCAATTGCAGAGGCTGCCTGTCCGAGGTTGCCAGCGTCGCCGTTCGCCCCAGACTGGCCCGCGCTTCCGCTCGCCCCTGCGAGAGTCGCGCCCGCGCCTCCGTTGCTGAAGTTGGGGGGCGTGACCGAAGTCTTTGGTGTGCCGTCGTCGCCGCTGCCCCCATCCGCAAGCGCGTCCTTTTTGGCCAGACCACCGAGTCCGCCGTTGGACCCACATCCGCTCGGAGCCGACCATTCCCCGCCAGCTAGCTGCCCGCCCGATCCGGTGCAGGCGGGCTTTCCGTCTTGGCTGGTTCCGGGATCCGCACCATCCGTACCCTTCGCGCCGTCCGTTCCGTCTTTGCCCTTGGCGCCGTTCCCGGCGGTGATCTTGAGTCGGCGGAGCACGACGTTTGCCGAGCTGGTGACGGCGACCGCGATGCTGGAAGCGCCGTCACCGGTGGCATTGGCGGCCTGAATGTCGAAGTCTTCGATGGTGGTGCCGACCGCGAGGTTGTCGATGATCCATGGTGTGGCGGAGCCTTTGACGACAGCCTTGGTTGCGGTGTCGTACGTCCAATCTGCGCAATTGAAACCGCCGTGAAGCGTAGTGCCGTCCAAGGAGGCGGTCAGCGCAACGTCCTCGGCATAGTCGCCGTCGGTGTTGCAGACGTAGATCTTCTTGCCGCCCGCATTGGTCAGGGCGTCGGCGATGGTTTTGTACGGTGCGGTGCGCGTGCCGTCAGGGCTACCGGCCGTGCTGCCGGCATCGACGAACACACCGTACTGCTCGTCGATGAGACAGGACTCGTCACCAGGAGACTTGCTGGTGTCACAGGTGCCGCTGTCGCCGGCTGTGCCGCCGGTTCCGCTAGTTCCGCTCGTATTGCCAGTGCCACCCCCACCAGTCGCTCCACTACCTGAGTCGCCGCCGTTGCCTCCTGCGCCACCTGTGTATGATCCGCAGGAGCCCGTATTCGAGCAATCATCAGAGCCGCACCCGCTCAGCAAGACACCCAAGCCGACAACGGCAAGCAAGGCCACGAAGTCACGCGATACACTTCTCATGCTCGTCTCCCCTGGAAAGGCTAGAAACTTCCCTGCAGTTTGATAGCTGCGGAGTGCCCGGCAACTTCAGGCACCAAAGTCGCGTTCGGAGGCTTCTCGCTCGGCCAAAAATAGTAGATGGCGGCGCCTGCGAGAGCCGCCCCACCAACCGCCAATCCGACCACACCAATCGTCTGGTTTCGGCTTGCCTTAGAATCAAGGTCGTCAATCTCTGCGCACTGGTCCGCAAACGGCGTGCCCGCTGCACAGGGCTGAGTTCCCGGCAACGTGTTCAGTTTGTCGTCGCGGTCGCTTCGTGCCCCATGTGCTGTGAGCATGAACACGGTGCCGGTCGCAACACCTGCAACGCCAATGCCACCCGCGATCCACACGGGCAACATGCTTCGCTCGCCATCAGTACTTGCAGCGCCGGAACCGGCGGCGCCGCTGTCTCCGCCGTTGCCGTTGTTGCCCGCGCCGCCGTTGCCGCCGTTGCCGCCAGTGGCAGCGCCGGCACTGCCGTCGGCCGTTAGCTCGATGGCGACTTTGCGCGACTCGCCCTTGGCGACGGGGACGGTCTTGGTTTCCGTGGCGTAGCCGGGAGCCGTGACGGAGATGCTGACGGCGCCGGCTTCGACGAACACGTCGTGG
The window above is part of the Polyangiaceae bacterium genome. Proteins encoded here:
- a CDS encoding DUF559 domain-containing protein, whose protein sequence is MRRPHRQSAQPVARARAHALRQQLTFSEQKLWQELRGSKLGVAFRRQVAIGRHIADFAAPSMRLVVEVDGGYHVARKAADKRRDRDLARLGWRVLRLEAGLVVHRLPEAVARIRQALGARG
- a CDS encoding PEGA domain-containing protein, with the protein product MCAQAPKGPSTFGRQAARRARRARARRSGHQKQSYDIAGNLGDVELTLGKPRDAAEHLEYSYRNWPTGKQEARQRTLERLSQAKKLVGALEISVNVDGAEITVNDTSAGRAPLNHDVFVEAGAVSISVTAPGYATETKTVPVAKGESRKVAIELTADGSAGAAATGGNGGNGGAGNNGNGGDSGAAGSGGTTVSTDGMSGKTVALIAGGALTVASAATWIGFYFAQKSTKDDANGLLDQIGGELGPNGCSSQPDHSLCTQLADKNDTGKTQKTLSTIGGIGFAAFGAATAAVWFLWPDEKQDSAVTPQLAPTIAKDEIGVTVRGSF
- a CDS encoding DUF559 domain-containing protein, whose translation is MRRPHRQSAQPVARARAHALLQQLTFSEQKLWQELRGSKLGVAFRRQVAIGRYIADFAAPSMRLVVEVDGGYHVARKAADKRRDRDLARLGWRVLRLEAGLVVHRLPEAVARIRQALGARG
- a CDS encoding PEGA domain-containing protein, whose product is MRAGPEGAEHTFGRGKPRAGPEGPEHGGGGHQKQSYDIAGNLGDVELTLGKPRDAAEHLEYSYRNWPTGKQEARQRTLERLSQAKKLVGALEISVNVDGAEITVNDAAAGRAPLNHDVFVEAGAVSISVTAPGYATETKTVPVAKGESRKVAIELTADGSAGAATGGNGGNGGAGNNGNGGDSGAAGSGAASTDGERSMLPVWIAGGIGVAGVATGTVFMLTAHGARSDRDDKLNTLPGTQPCAAGTPFADQCAEIDDLDSKASRNQTIGVVGLAVGGAALAGAAIYYFWPSEKPPNATLVPEVAGHSAAIKLQGSF